In the genome of Spirochaetia bacterium, one region contains:
- a CDS encoding chitobiase/beta-hexosaminidase C-terminal domain-containing protein, translating to MLLLSGCKEPDPHGSLQFSLSESTSKSITPGSSAKVTQVSFWGEETNSSKTLSKQTLILGEKNTVSSIPVGTWDFYVEGMNSDGTVITEQADATGVAVNSGKTSSISFTLHYLTSDTGTYSIGISWPEDLGASFKEVGADIGEDYVAGTISSSSVAVSGTADAGDYMVGVRFTNPSGTQITFSGMDMVNVFTGLESSGTISFEDADFSKAAQPTISTGDVTGGKQVTIATDTAEAAIYYTTDGTDPATSSTRESYTAPFTLAESKTIKAVAVKADLLDSEGASQVVTVSAVATPTFSPAGGTTFTSTQTVTMTSTSGATIYYTTDGTTPTTSSSHITSGGSIPLSATTTIKAMAVKSGMANSSVASATYTLGKTYSVGDTGPAGGFVFYYNGQRLEAASEDEGEYNWDKAISVCASKTVSCNGKTYSNWFLPTLGELVEIYNQYKKGNIGGILNDFCYWSSTQGNSDNLAFMVYFGSCTTMARLKSYSYRVRAIRAF from the coding sequence TTGCTATTACTTTCAGGTTGCAAGGAACCTGATCCCCATGGAAGCCTTCAGTTTAGCCTAAGTGAAAGTACCTCCAAGTCAATAACTCCCGGAAGCAGTGCCAAGGTCACCCAGGTGTCCTTCTGGGGCGAAGAGACGAACAGCAGCAAGACACTTTCCAAGCAGACCTTGATATTAGGTGAAAAGAATACGGTCTCCAGCATTCCCGTAGGCACCTGGGACTTCTATGTGGAAGGGATGAACAGCGACGGGACGGTGATCACCGAACAGGCCGATGCAACCGGAGTCGCAGTCAATTCAGGTAAGACGAGTTCCATCAGCTTCACCCTACATTACCTTACAAGTGATACCGGGACCTATAGCATAGGGATAAGCTGGCCGGAAGACCTAGGGGCATCCTTCAAGGAAGTAGGGGCAGACATAGGAGAAGACTATGTTGCCGGGACGATAAGTAGCAGCAGTGTGGCAGTAAGCGGCACTGCCGATGCCGGCGACTACATGGTAGGGGTGAGGTTTACCAATCCTTCCGGTACCCAGATTACTTTCTCAGGGATGGACATGGTGAACGTGTTCACGGGGCTGGAGTCGAGCGGGACGATAAGCTTCGAGGACGCTGACTTTTCCAAGGCAGCACAACCGACGATAAGCACAGGTGATGTTACCGGCGGCAAGCAGGTGACCATAGCAACCGATACAGCAGAAGCGGCAATCTACTACACGACAGATGGGACTGACCCTGCCACCAGCAGTACGAGAGAGAGCTATACGGCTCCGTTCACCTTGGCAGAGAGCAAGACGATAAAGGCAGTTGCCGTGAAGGCAGACCTGCTGGATTCAGAGGGAGCCAGCCAAGTCGTCACGGTTTCTGCCGTAGCAACACCGACCTTCAGTCCTGCAGGTGGGACGACCTTTACCAGTACCCAGACAGTGACAATGACAAGTACCAGTGGTGCAACCATCTACTATACGACGGACGGTACTACACCGACAACCAGCAGCAGCCATATTACATCGGGAGGAAGCATTCCCCTGAGTGCTACGACTACAATAAAAGCCATGGCAGTAAAGAGTGGTATGGCAAATAGCAGTGTCGCAAGTGCAACCTATACATTAGGAAAAACTTATTCCGTGGGAGATACAGGACCTGCTGGTGGCTTTGTGTTTTATTATAATGGCCAACGACTTGAAGCTGCTTCTGAGGATGAAGGAGAGTATAATTGGGATAAGGCGATAAGTGTGTGTGCTAGTAAGACAGTGTCCTGTAACGGTAAAACATATAGCAACTGGTTTTTGCCGACACTAGGCGAGTTGGTAGAAATATATAATCAATACAAAAAAGGTAACATCGGAGGAATCCTAAATGATTTTTGTTATTGGAGTTCTACTCAGGGAAACTCCGACAACCTTGCATTTATGGTTTATTTTGGCAGTTGCACCACGATGGCCCGCCTCAAGAGTTATTCCTACAGGGTTCGAGCTATACGGGCTTTCTGA
- the rplI gene encoding 50S ribosomal protein L9 translates to MKIILNQDVVNLGEEGDVVTVKDGYGRNFLLPTGAAVAYNRANVALFASRAAAIESRKTEKRKAAASLKERLDGLTLNLVVSAGDSGKLFGSVTSSMVQAALAKEGIEIERKRIEVSSHLIKMVGTYSVRIRLYENESATVKLIVESEAIIRQREAEARKAAEAAAKAKAIAEAEEAAKAKAAAEAEEAAKAKAAAEAEAAPAEETAEVAAEESTAASAEDTQ, encoded by the coding sequence ATGAAGATCATTCTCAATCAGGATGTTGTGAACCTCGGAGAAGAGGGCGATGTCGTTACCGTCAAAGACGGATATGGCCGTAATTTTTTATTGCCGACCGGTGCTGCTGTTGCCTATAACAGAGCTAATGTAGCTTTGTTTGCCAGCCGTGCGGCTGCTATTGAATCAAGAAAGACTGAAAAGAGGAAGGCAGCTGCTTCTTTGAAGGAGCGTCTGGATGGACTTACCCTTAACCTTGTGGTTTCCGCAGGTGACAGTGGCAAGTTGTTTGGTAGCGTTACTTCCAGTATGGTGCAGGCGGCATTGGCCAAGGAAGGTATTGAAATTGAACGGAAACGTATTGAGGTTTCTTCCCATCTCATAAAGATGGTAGGTACATATAGTGTCCGTATCCGTTTGTATGAAAATGAATCCGCTACTGTGAAACTTATCGTTGAAAGCGAAGCAATCATCAGACAGAGGGAAGCTGAAGCCCGTAAGGCTGCTGAGGCTGCTGCAAAGGCAAAGGCCATTGCAGAAGCTGAAGAAGCTGCAAAGGCAAAGGCCGCTGCAGAAGCTGAAGAAGCTGCAAAAGCAAAAGCTGCTGCAGAAGCTGAGGCTGCTCCTGCAGAAGAAACTGCTGAAGTTGCTGCAGAAGAGAGTACCGCTGCTTCTGCTGAGGATACACAGTAG
- the dnaB gene encoding replicative DNA helicase: MSTASSGIGLVPPNNIEAERAVLGAILLDSTVLLEIQPILAKEDFYKLGHQTIYQAMLDFHNENSAQTIDLITLADYVKSHDLIEKCGGLAYISSLTDDVPSTTNATYYARILKSLSLRRQLLVLTSSLRDKAFDEGENIQDVVDKGEEQFSRLNDLNMAENEYKEVDKLLLDAVQNIQDRMNNGGNPRAVKTDFTKLDSFISGGFKPQEYIIIGARPSIGKTAFALSLALNMITREKKCVGFMSLEMPATSLVERMIASISRVNFAHIRSGVLTQNELDAIINAADILNNCKLYIQDTPNMTLVELRSQARKMKRERHIDVLFIDYIGLIQATDVNSQTPRHEVIAGISRALKQLARELDIPIIVLSQVGRQSDGVMPKLADLRESGSIEQDADVVIFLHRDKMEDNAVQNTEVVVAKNRNGVTDRLMLGFNKSLVKFEELANDYVPPAANNQNKQGYAKKNRQQ; encoded by the coding sequence GTGTCAACGGCATCGTCAGGTATTGGACTTGTTCCGCCCAATAATATTGAGGCGGAACGGGCTGTGTTAGGTGCTATCCTGTTGGATAGTACGGTACTTTTGGAAATTCAGCCTATATTGGCCAAAGAGGATTTCTATAAGCTCGGACACCAGACCATATACCAGGCGATGCTTGATTTCCATAATGAAAACAGTGCCCAGACCATTGATTTGATTACATTGGCTGATTATGTAAAATCACATGATTTGATTGAGAAGTGTGGTGGTCTGGCCTATATTTCGTCACTGACGGATGATGTCCCGTCAACAACGAATGCTACTTATTATGCCAGGATACTCAAGAGTCTGTCTCTGCGGCGTCAGTTGCTTGTGCTGACTTCTTCGTTGCGGGACAAAGCCTTTGATGAAGGTGAGAATATCCAGGATGTCGTTGATAAAGGTGAAGAACAGTTTTCCCGTCTCAATGACCTCAATATGGCAGAGAATGAATACAAGGAAGTCGATAAGCTTCTTCTTGATGCCGTTCAGAATATCCAGGACAGGATGAACAATGGCGGTAATCCTAGGGCTGTAAAAACGGACTTTACAAAACTTGATTCATTCATTTCCGGTGGGTTCAAACCTCAGGAATATATAATTATCGGTGCACGTCCTTCAATCGGAAAAACAGCCTTTGCACTTTCTCTTGCCCTGAATATGATTACCCGTGAAAAGAAATGTGTCGGATTCATGTCTCTTGAGATGCCGGCGACTTCCTTGGTGGAACGGATGATTGCCAGCATAAGCCGAGTGAACTTTGCCCATATCAGGTCTGGGGTTCTTACCCAGAATGAGCTTGATGCAATCATCAATGCAGCTGATATTCTCAACAATTGTAAACTTTATATCCAAGATACTCCGAATATGACTTTGGTTGAGTTGAGAAGCCAAGCAAGAAAGATGAAGAGGGAACGGCATATTGATGTCCTTTTCATTGACTATATTGGCTTGATCCAAGCAACTGATGTCAATAGCCAGACTCCTAGACACGAAGTAATTGCCGGTATTTCCAGGGCCCTGAAGCAACTTGCTCGAGAGCTTGATATTCCTATCATTGTCTTATCTCAGGTCGGTAGACAAAGTGATGGGGTCATGCCTAAGCTTGCCGATTTGAGGGAATCCGGTTCTATCGAACAAGATGCAGATGTAGTCATTTTTCTGCATCGTGACAAAATGGAAGACAATGCAGTGCAGAATACGGAAGTTGTTGTTGCAAAAAACCGTAATGGTGTCACTGATCGTCTGATGCTTGGTTTCAACAAGAGCTTGGTCAAATTCGAAGAGTTGGCAAATGATTATGTTCCTCCGGCTGCAAATAACCAGAACAAACAGGGTTATGCGAAGAAAAATCGACAGCAATAA
- a CDS encoding radical SAM protein: MELQHKATRVAIGTAIDVAIRHARKNKEEGIRDIVNLFTKYFAPTKADEKVGAGGNAFSGIAKFAQDPDSKWVRYISRLFEEIDPKVAKTLILNLAYEAGYRGLAKVRETSVKNDCNVPWAIIFDPTSACNMHCKGCWSGEYGTKQNLSFDDMDSIVTQAKELGAHFFLMTGGEPLVRKKDIVKLAKKHDDCVFHCFTNGTLVDEQFCQDMLDCGNILLAISLEGFKEENDFRRGDGSFDAVMKAMDLLNAHHLGFGTSVCWTSKNYKTVISDEFIDMIIEKGCRYAWYFHFMPVGQYTGTDLIPTPEDREYMMKHLRAVRNAHSDKLIVPLDFQDDGEFVGGCIAGGKHYLHINSNGDVEPCVFIHYSSANIHDVSLLDALKQPLFMEYHRNQPFNKNLYKPCPMLENPDFLPKLVKEAGAHSTDLEAPEDVDHLCAKCATYAKEWAPVADRLWEQVPETSRIKAEKAVLLKETAQKNAKREDA; the protein is encoded by the coding sequence ATGGAATTACAACATAAGGCAACAAGAGTAGCAATCGGAACAGCCATTGATGTAGCTATCAGACATGCCAGAAAGAACAAAGAAGAAGGCATAAGGGACATAGTGAATCTTTTCACCAAGTATTTTGCGCCTACAAAAGCTGATGAGAAAGTTGGAGCCGGTGGCAACGCTTTTTCCGGAATTGCCAAGTTTGCACAGGATCCTGACTCAAAATGGGTCCGATATATTTCCAGACTGTTTGAAGAAATTGATCCAAAGGTTGCAAAGACACTCATTCTTAACCTTGCCTATGAAGCAGGTTACAGAGGACTTGCAAAGGTCCGGGAAACCAGCGTAAAGAATGATTGCAATGTCCCTTGGGCAATCATATTTGACCCGACAAGTGCCTGTAACATGCATTGCAAAGGCTGCTGGTCCGGTGAATATGGAACCAAGCAGAACCTGAGTTTTGACGATATGGATTCCATCGTTACCCAGGCAAAGGAATTGGGTGCTCACTTTTTCCTGATGACCGGAGGCGAACCACTGGTAAGGAAAAAGGATATAGTCAAACTTGCAAAGAAACATGACGACTGTGTCTTCCATTGCTTTACAAACGGAACATTGGTAGATGAACAGTTCTGTCAGGATATGTTGGATTGCGGGAATATCCTGCTTGCAATCAGCTTGGAAGGTTTCAAGGAAGAGAATGACTTCAGACGTGGTGATGGTAGCTTTGATGCAGTCATGAAAGCCATGGATTTGCTTAATGCACATCATCTGGGCTTCGGTACCTCCGTCTGTTGGACCAGCAAGAACTACAAGACAGTCATCAGTGATGAATTCATCGACATGATCATTGAAAAAGGTTGCCGTTATGCTTGGTATTTCCATTTCATGCCAGTCGGACAATATACAGGAACAGATCTTATTCCTACTCCGGAAGACCGTGAATATATGATGAAGCATCTGAGAGCCGTCCGTAATGCACATAGTGACAAGCTGATAGTTCCCCTTGATTTCCAGGATGACGGAGAATTCGTAGGTGGCTGTATTGCAGGAGGAAAGCATTACCTCCACATAAATTCTAATGGTGATGTCGAACCTTGTGTCTTCATCCATTACTCCAGCGCAAATATTCATGATGTCAGCTTGCTTGATGCGCTCAAACAGCCTCTGTTCATGGAATACCATCGTAACCAACCTTTCAACAAAAACCTCTACAAGCCTTGCCCAATGCTGGAGAATCCCGATTTCCTGCCTAAGCTAGTCAAGGAAGCCGGTGCTCATTCCACGGATTTGGAAGCGCCTGAGGATGTGGATCATCTTTGTGCAAAGTGTGCTACATATGCAAAAGAATGGGCTCCTGTAGCTGACAGGCTCTGGGAACAGGTACCTGAAACTTCAAGAATAAAGGCTGAGAAGGCAGTCTTGCTGAAAGAAACTGCACAGAAAAATGCTAAAAGAGAAGATGCATAA
- the rpsR gene encoding 30S ribosomal protein S18, producing MREETDAKKDAEKTTQRDRRNNNNRRNNFRKKVCRFCAQHTEPDYKNPDQLRRYTTERGKILPARITGNCAKHQRAVTAEIKKARVLAYLPFEKK from the coding sequence ATGCGTGAAGAAACTGACGCAAAGAAAGATGCAGAGAAAACAACTCAGAGGGATAGGAGAAACAACAACAACCGAAGGAATAATTTTCGGAAGAAAGTCTGTCGTTTCTGCGCTCAGCACACTGAGCCTGATTACAAGAATCCTGATCAGCTGAGAAGGTATACCACGGAAAGAGGCAAGATTCTTCCTGCCCGCATCACTGGCAACTGTGCAAAACACCAGAGAGCTGTGACTGCGGAGATCAAGAAGGCTCGCGTTCTGGCCTATCTTCCTTTCGAGAAGAAATGA
- the rpsF gene encoding 30S ribosomal protein S6 — MRNYEFTIIFDSNEEKTQKGLALVEGAFKDAGVEITKKDDMDIRMLAYEIKKQDKGHYFYYEITADPASISEFEKKFLLANSILKFLFVSKEK; from the coding sequence ATGAGAAATTATGAGTTCACAATAATCTTCGACTCCAACGAAGAAAAGACCCAGAAAGGCTTGGCTCTTGTCGAAGGCGCATTTAAAGATGCCGGTGTGGAAATCACCAAAAAAGATGACATGGACATCAGGATGCTTGCCTATGAAATCAAGAAGCAGGACAAAGGTCATTATTTCTACTATGAGATTACAGCTGATCCTGCATCGATTTCTGAATTTGAAAAGAAATTTTTGCTTGCTAACTCAATATTGAAGTTTTTGTTCGTCAGCAAGGAAAAATAG
- a CDS encoding UDP-N-acetylmuramoylalanine--D-glutamate ligase: MKVLIYGLGLKGGGLASANYFLEHGNEVRVTDQKSADTFGTAIERLESKGCRCIMGEHRQEDFLWADIVVKNPAISPDNPNLRLCRKITNDLGYLFQSHLLDNTKIIAITGTKGKTTTSSLISHVLKSNGHDIMQCGNMGISAFSVLSRLEQRKGKKRPAPEYLVIEFSSWQIRDTLIATGGNLPCFYLAIVTNFMEDHQNYYRSMHDYLNDKLGLFQGGCSYALVPKTLRAQVMGITGLKKKQVLQINATVPMELMQRPELLIGYQALRILGLSKKKLLVDLPKFKGVPHRIEWLGMKHNVAFVNDSAATIPEAVSFTSNHFRKEMVHLITGGTDKNLKPDAMLPALKEATSITVLAGSFTSKKLLPLLEANNLSFSGPYTTMPEAVSSCYQAAKEKAKETGLSQLILLSPGAASFDLFQNEFDRGNQFKAFYGSIE; this comes from the coding sequence ATGAAAGTTTTGATCTACGGACTTGGACTCAAAGGTGGAGGCCTTGCTTCTGCAAATTATTTTTTGGAACATGGCAACGAAGTGCGGGTTACAGACCAGAAAAGTGCAGACACATTCGGTACTGCAATTGAACGCCTGGAAAGCAAAGGCTGCAGATGTATTATGGGGGAACACCGCCAAGAGGATTTTCTTTGGGCGGACATTGTAGTCAAAAATCCTGCAATAAGTCCTGACAACCCTAACCTGCGCCTATGCAGGAAGATTACCAATGACCTGGGATATCTGTTCCAAAGCCATTTGCTTGACAACACTAAGATCATAGCAATTACGGGAACCAAAGGGAAAACCACCACATCAAGTCTCATAAGCCATGTCCTGAAATCAAACGGACACGATATAATGCAGTGTGGGAATATGGGCATCAGTGCTTTTTCCGTCCTTTCCCGACTTGAACAACGCAAGGGAAAGAAACGTCCAGCTCCTGAATATCTGGTCATAGAATTCTCATCCTGGCAGATTCGTGACACGCTGATTGCAACAGGCGGAAACCTTCCTTGTTTCTATCTTGCCATCGTCACCAATTTCATGGAAGACCATCAGAATTACTATCGATCCATGCATGATTATCTCAATGACAAACTTGGATTATTCCAAGGGGGATGTAGTTATGCACTGGTACCCAAAACTCTCAGGGCCCAAGTAATGGGAATTACCGGACTGAAAAAAAAACAGGTCCTTCAGATAAATGCAACAGTTCCGATGGAACTCATGCAGCGTCCGGAACTGCTCATCGGTTATCAAGCTTTGAGAATCCTGGGACTTTCAAAAAAGAAATTACTTGTCGATCTGCCGAAATTCAAGGGTGTTCCCCATCGTATCGAATGGTTGGGCATGAAACATAACGTAGCATTCGTAAATGACAGTGCAGCAACCATTCCTGAAGCAGTCAGCTTCACAAGCAATCATTTCAGAAAGGAAATGGTGCATCTCATCACAGGAGGCACTGATAAAAACCTCAAACCAGATGCGATGCTTCCTGCCCTGAAGGAAGCCACAAGCATCACAGTACTGGCAGGAAGCTTCACTTCCAAGAAACTGCTACCTCTTCTGGAAGCAAACAACCTTTCTTTTTCCGGTCCATATACCACAATGCCGGAAGCCGTTTCCTCATGCTATCAGGCAGCAAAGGAAAAGGCAAAGGAAACGGGGCTAAGCCAGTTGATCCTATTGTCCCCGGGTGCAGCTTCCTTTGATCTGTTCCAAAACGAATTTGACAGAGGCAATCAGTTCAAGGCATTCTATGGCTCAATTGAATGA
- the ssb gene encoding single-stranded DNA-binding protein: MASDLNMVALVGRLTKDCTIRSTNSGRTVCSFSLAVNKRRKSADGNWADEVNYFNCVYFLGSSAGITQYLTKGQQVSVAGELHQNVWEQNGQKRYDVEIYVNGLSLLSSSRTSAGNNGPGNQFQGRNDQFRNNGYGNQGSQGNNVRQVPNGQAGGYQQNAQATPPAQQSAPSMGDMDDLGLGPEGFDDEIPF, encoded by the coding sequence ATGGCAAGTGACTTGAACATGGTAGCATTGGTAGGCAGGCTTACGAAGGATTGTACCATCAGATCTACGAACAGTGGAAGGACGGTATGCAGTTTCTCGTTGGCTGTCAACAAGAGACGGAAATCGGCTGACGGGAATTGGGCTGATGAGGTAAATTACTTCAATTGTGTTTATTTCCTCGGTTCCAGCGCAGGTATTACCCAGTACCTCACAAAAGGTCAACAGGTTTCGGTAGCAGGAGAACTGCACCAGAATGTCTGGGAGCAGAATGGCCAAAAGCGCTATGATGTTGAAATCTATGTCAACGGTCTGTCATTGCTTTCAAGTTCCCGAACTTCCGCGGGCAATAACGGCCCGGGGAATCAATTCCAGGGAAGAAACGATCAATTCAGAAACAATGGATATGGTAATCAAGGATCACAGGGCAACAATGTTCGCCAAGTACCGAATGGCCAGGCTGGTGGGTATCAGCAAAATGCCCAGGCTACACCTCCCGCACAGCAATCGGCTCCATCCATGGGTGATATGGATGACTTGGGACTTGGCCCTGAAGGCTTTGATGACGAGATTCCATTTTAA
- a CDS encoding aminoacyltransferase, which translates to MGRGFAERSGRSEEGYRKRARRHLAKNKGIVEVRPWQGNEQELLKWYDIYCKTARNDGFTHRSYGYIKAVLEECKGGDASSSLDCMLLFAYVDEKMEGGIIVLYSRYKGLYLFGGADRTCGYSVSYSLQDSAIAEAVRRKCSCYDFYGVPSGSGNGSHLSSLLLFKQAFGGNLWERMLTVNYAARPMIYAVASFMESVRFRMHRH; encoded by the coding sequence ATGGGTCGTGGATTTGCGGAGCGGTCTGGAAGAAGTGAGGAAGGATATAGGAAACGGGCTCGCCGACACCTGGCAAAAAACAAAGGTATTGTTGAGGTCAGGCCTTGGCAGGGAAATGAACAGGAATTGCTCAAGTGGTATGATATTTATTGCAAGACAGCACGGAATGACGGATTTACCCATCGGAGCTATGGATATATCAAAGCTGTACTGGAAGAATGCAAAGGCGGTGATGCCTCGTCATCTCTTGATTGCATGCTGCTGTTTGCTTATGTGGATGAAAAAATGGAAGGGGGAATCATAGTCCTTTACAGCCGATACAAAGGCCTGTATCTTTTCGGTGGAGCCGACAGGACTTGTGGATATAGTGTAAGCTACAGCCTCCAGGATAGTGCGATTGCAGAAGCTGTCCGACGGAAATGCAGCTGTTATGATTTCTATGGAGTACCTTCAGGCTCCGGGAACGGAAGCCATCTGTCCTCATTGCTGCTGTTCAAGCAGGCTTTCGGGGGTAACCTATGGGAACGGATGTTGACCGTCAACTATGCTGCAAGGCCAATGATATATGCAGTGGCCAGTTTTATGGAATCTGTCCGTTTCAGGATGCATCGCCACTGA
- the rseP gene encoding RIP metalloprotease RseP, whose protein sequence is MNIPATLLYYALGIICIGCVVLFHEAAHLFAAGICGIEVEVFSFGFGPRLVGWQKGNTEFRISLLPFGGYCRMKGSDDLLRALDDKSDTFTHVENGSLFSVHPLPRAMTYLAGPLANIFLAIILCILLQATPYQVLSLPATVATVNDYPTLFTGTSASPAYDQGLRTGDILLSIGSIPITDWEQASTVLQTLQNGQAAVKISRNGKEATYTIQGEDTGNGTYRFGLTNLIPAHVSLVKPWTPERKAGLKAGDWIIGCNGQAVTNNLDLLAALATVTPSSGDIQLTIRHAGTDKKQVIAYTPIFVNSKLQNGFSLAAPTRWIEGKKLGKAIGKGTVMAFGLFTETIHSLYSILTGKQDDVRQVLTGPMRASYMIGNITALGWEHSAYSAFKALLYLLGVVSVSLAIANLIPLPSFDGGQILIALGEAITKHRINPKNYWRIQLIGLACIILIFILMYYVDIRYFWNSRHTTHLLP, encoded by the coding sequence ATGAATATTCCTGCGACATTGCTCTATTATGCACTGGGTATCATCTGCATCGGCTGTGTCGTACTGTTCCATGAAGCAGCACATTTGTTTGCTGCAGGTATCTGTGGCATTGAGGTTGAGGTATTTTCCTTCGGTTTCGGTCCTAGGCTTGTAGGATGGCAGAAAGGAAATACTGAATTCAGAATATCGCTTCTGCCTTTTGGTGGTTATTGCAGGATGAAAGGTTCCGATGATCTGCTTAGGGCACTTGATGACAAAAGCGATACATTTACCCATGTTGAAAACGGCTCTCTCTTTTCAGTACATCCATTGCCCAGGGCAATGACCTATCTTGCAGGTCCTCTTGCGAATATCTTCCTGGCCATCATTTTATGTATTCTGCTGCAAGCAACACCTTATCAAGTACTCTCCCTCCCCGCTACAGTTGCGACAGTCAACGATTACCCGACGCTCTTTACAGGTACATCGGCAAGTCCCGCATATGACCAAGGACTGCGGACAGGAGATATATTGCTTTCTATCGGTTCGATACCGATTACAGACTGGGAACAGGCCTCTACGGTGCTACAGACATTGCAAAATGGACAGGCTGCAGTCAAAATCAGTAGGAATGGCAAGGAAGCTACATATACCATACAAGGAGAAGATACCGGAAATGGTACCTATCGTTTTGGCTTGACAAATCTCATACCTGCCCACGTTTCCTTGGTCAAACCATGGACACCGGAAAGAAAAGCTGGTTTGAAGGCCGGAGATTGGATCATAGGTTGCAACGGACAGGCAGTAACAAACAATCTCGACCTGCTTGCAGCTCTTGCGACTGTCACACCGTCATCAGGCGATATACAACTGACCATACGGCATGCAGGAACAGATAAAAAGCAGGTCATTGCATACACGCCGATCTTTGTCAACAGCAAATTGCAGAACGGGTTCTCACTTGCGGCTCCCACAAGATGGATTGAAGGAAAAAAACTGGGCAAGGCAATAGGAAAAGGTACAGTTATGGCTTTTGGGTTGTTCACAGAAACAATCCATAGCTTATACAGTATTTTGACAGGAAAACAAGATGACGTAAGGCAGGTGCTGACAGGTCCTATGCGCGCAAGTTATATGATAGGAAACATCACGGCCCTAGGATGGGAACACAGTGCTTACTCAGCCTTCAAGGCCTTGCTCTACCTGTTGGGTGTGGTTTCAGTTTCTCTTGCAATTGCAAACCTGATTCCACTTCCGAGCTTTGACGGCGGGCAGATACTCATTGCCTTGGGCGAAGCCATAACAAAACATAGGATCAATCCAAAAAATTATTGGCGGATACAGTTGATAGGTCTGGCCTGCATCATACTGATTTTCATTCTTATGTATTATGTCGATATCAGGTATTTCTGGAATTCGCGTCATACAACGCACCTTCTTCCCTGA